The segment GCTCTTTTTATAACGATTTTATCCCAGCATTTAAGCGGTCTTGAAAAAAGCCTTGAAATTGCCGGAATCTCCATTGAAGACGTAGTTGTTGATTCTTGGGCAACAAGCCACGCTCTTTTGGGCAAAAAGGATAAAGAAGTCGGATGCATTCTCGTAAACATAGGGGGCGATACCTCTTCCTTAATGGTCTTTGAAGAAGGCGGCCCTATTTCCCACGAAATTCTACCCATTGGTTCAAATCACATAACATACGACATCGCGCAGGCATTCCAGGTGGGCTTAAACGAAGCGGAAGAATTTAAACTTTCTTACGGAAAAGACATAGCCATCAAAAAAAAGCTGGCAAGCGTAATAGAACCGCGTCTTAAAGATATTTTTGAATTTGTTGAAAATCATCTTGATAAAATAAAAAGAGCTAAACTTCTTCCGGGGGGAATAATTCTGACCGGCGGCGGTTCAAAGCTTGAAGGAATAGACGAGATTGCAAAAAAATCACTGCAGCTTCCGGTAAAAATATGCAGAGGAGAATTTCCGGGCGCGCCGAAGGGTTCGCACGCCGACCCGTCATGGTCGGTTGCTCTCGGCCTCTGCCTTATCGGAGCAAACGAAAGTAATATCCCATCTTTCGGACAAGACATCATGTCCAAACCGAAAGGAAAAATCGCTCAATTTTTCAAAAATTTTATACCTTAAAAAACAGCGTTTTTTGCAAGAAAAAAGTTGACCACTTCAAGCAATTCTATTCTGATAAAACT is part of the Candidatus Paceibacterota bacterium genome and harbors:
- the ftsA gene encoding cell division protein FtsA, yielding MARDIIMGIDIGTSSIKTAIAEKRKNETLPYILGTGSSPSLGLRKGYIIDSREVGAAIKDSLKKARENTGISIKQAYVSVGGAGIDAVRSKGSIAVSRADHEISDADVKRSLSQCETQLRRTSSSYLLNRDIIHVFPIAYKIDDEPVMGNPVGMRGEKLEVDALFITILSQHLSGLEKSLEIAGISIEDVVVDSWATSHALLGKKDKEVGCILVNIGGDTSSLMVFEEGGPISHEILPIGSNHITYDIAQAFQVGLNEAEEFKLSYGKDIAIKKKLASVIEPRLKDIFEFVENHLDKIKRAKLLPGGIILTGGGSKLEGIDEIAKKSLQLPVKICRGEFPGAPKGSHADPSWSVALGLCLIGANESNIPSFGQDIMSKPKGKIAQFFKNFIP